In one Robbsia betulipollinis genomic region, the following are encoded:
- a CDS encoding class I SAM-dependent methyltransferase: MATAPSVYGKVVIVPFAPPGFTDIRPPGGADLVLTFRNVHNWLKAGTSDAVFAAMFAALKPGGTLGVVEHRARPGTSLQKMIDTGYMTEDYVIQCAQAAGFKLVSRSEINANPKDTTDHPNGVWSLPPGLAGGATDRQRFVDIGESDRMTLRFERPR, from the coding sequence ATGGCGACGGCACCCTCGGTGTACGGCAAGGTGGTGATCGTGCCCTTCGCACCGCCGGGCTTCACCGATATCAGGCCGCCTGGCGGTGCCGATCTCGTATTGACGTTCCGCAATGTCCATAACTGGTTGAAGGCGGGTACCAGCGATGCGGTGTTTGCCGCGATGTTTGCTGCGCTCAAGCCGGGCGGGACGCTGGGCGTGGTCGAGCATCGGGCGCGTCCGGGCACGAGCCTCCAGAAAATGATCGATACCGGCTATATGACGGAGGACTACGTGATCCAGTGTGCGCAGGCGGCCGGTTTCAAGCTGGTGTCCCGCAGCGAGATCAACGCGAATCCGAAGGACACGACAGATCACCCGAACGGGGTCTGGTCGCTGCCGCCGGGATTGGCGGGCGGCGCGACCGACCGGCAGCGGTTCGTCGATATCGGCGAATCGGACCGCATGACGTTACGTTTCGAAAGGCCGCGCTAG
- a CDS encoding helix-turn-helix domain-containing protein: MEKRYFHLSAEERAAIMIESGKNASIRSIARLLGRNASSISRELARNRTETRRCYDATAAAKAYRARRERSRRPRKLTAGSA; the protein is encoded by the coding sequence ATGGAAAAAAGATATTTTCATCTGAGCGCGGAAGAGCGCGCGGCAATCATGATCGAAAGCGGTAAAAACGCGAGCATCCGGTCGATAGCGAGGCTGCTGGGACGCAACGCGTCTAGCATCAGCCGAGAACTCGCGCGTAACCGGACTGAGACGCGCAGGTGTTATGACGCCACTGCCGCTGCAAAGGCGTATCGCGCACGGCGTGAACGAAGCCGAAGGCCACGCAAATTGACCGCTGGTAGTGCGC